Proteins from a genomic interval of Bradyrhizobium sp. CCGB01:
- a CDS encoding lipocalin-like domain-containing protein: protein MSAETISRRTFAGGIAALALTRRAGAQGYAGLGETADGFAKVTPGKLFTFPADHGPHPEFRIEWWYLTANLTDSSGAACGLQWTLFRQAARPGPQGEGWANQQIWMAHAAVTRADTHRFNEVFSRGGIGQAGVTAKPFAAWIDDWEMKGFERTDDRSLAPLTLKASGTDFSYALTLEADRPVVLQGDGGYSRKSERGQASYYYSQPFYRARGSLTIDDKSVDVSGQAWMDREWSSQPLDADQSGWDWLSLHLSSGDKLMLYRLRQKDGKEYPFGNWISATGDTQMIAGGDIQMVPKATAEIAGRKLSLEWQIAIPSRSFSIACKPLNPKAWMGTGFSYWEGPISFAGTHDGVGYLELTGY, encoded by the coding sequence ATGAGCGCTGAGACGATCTCGCGGCGCACGTTTGCCGGCGGCATTGCCGCACTCGCGCTCACACGCCGTGCCGGCGCACAAGGCTATGCCGGGCTCGGCGAGACCGCTGACGGCTTTGCGAAGGTCACGCCGGGAAAGCTGTTCACCTTCCCCGCCGATCACGGACCGCATCCGGAGTTTCGCATCGAATGGTGGTATCTGACGGCGAACCTCACCGACAGCAGCGGCGCGGCCTGCGGGCTGCAATGGACACTGTTCCGTCAGGCGGCGCGGCCGGGCCCGCAAGGCGAAGGCTGGGCCAATCAGCAGATCTGGATGGCGCATGCGGCAGTCACGCGCGCCGATACACACCGCTTCAACGAGGTGTTTTCGCGCGGCGGCATCGGGCAGGCCGGCGTCACGGCAAAGCCGTTCGCGGCCTGGATCGACGATTGGGAGATGAAGGGTTTTGAACGCACCGACGATCGCTCCCTGGCGCCACTGACGCTGAAGGCCTCCGGGACAGACTTCAGCTACGCACTGACGCTGGAGGCCGATCGTCCGGTGGTGTTGCAGGGCGATGGCGGCTACAGCCGCAAGTCCGAGCGCGGGCAAGCGTCCTACTATTACAGCCAGCCATTCTATCGCGCGCGCGGCAGCCTCACGATCGACGACAAATCCGTCGATGTCTCGGGCCAGGCCTGGATGGACCGCGAGTGGAGCAGCCAGCCGCTCGATGCCGACCAATCCGGCTGGGATTGGCTGTCGCTGCACCTTTCATCCGGCGACAAGCTGATGCTGTACCGGCTGCGGCAGAAGGACGGCAAGGAGTATCCGTTCGGCAACTGGATCAGCGCCACGGGCGACACGCAGATGATCGCGGGTGGCGATATCCAGATGGTTCCGAAGGCGACCGCCGAGATCGCGGGACGCAAGCTGTCGTTGGAATGGCAGATCGCGATCCCCTCACGATCGTTCTCGATTGCCTGCAAGCCGCTCAATCCAAAGGCCTGGATGGGGACCGGCTTCTCCTATTGGGAGGGACCGATCAGCTTTGCCGGCACGCATGACGGCGTTGGCTATCTCGAGCTGACCGGCTATTGA
- a CDS encoding MAPEG family protein, which produces MYHLTALVTLLAIAFYFFTSINVSRARTSTGIKVPATSGHPDFERAFRIQMNTLEWMPIFLPSLWLFAVYIGDATAAGIGAVWIIGRIVYFIGYSKAAAKRGPGFAIQVLAAFALWVGALGAVVLRMV; this is translated from the coding sequence ATGTATCATCTCACCGCCCTCGTCACGCTGCTGGCGATCGCATTTTATTTCTTCACCAGCATCAACGTCTCGCGGGCGCGGACGAGCACCGGCATCAAGGTTCCGGCAACGTCCGGCCATCCGGATTTCGAGCGCGCCTTTCGCATCCAGATGAACACGCTGGAATGGATGCCGATCTTCCTGCCGTCGCTCTGGCTGTTCGCAGTCTATATCGGCGACGCCACCGCTGCCGGGATCGGCGCGGTCTGGATCATCGGCCGCATCGTCTATTTCATCGGCTATTCGAAAGCGGCGGCCAAGCGCGGCCCCGGCTTCGCGATCCAGGTCCTCGCCGCGTTCGCGCTGTGGGTCGGTGCGCTGGGGGCGGTGGTGCTGCGGATGGTGTAA
- a CDS encoding ABC transporter substrate-binding protein, translating to MKSALLAAVATSALLLAAPAFAQGVKIGILNDQSGVYADYGGKYSVEAAKMAIEDFGGEVLGQKIEMVTADHQNKPDLAASIARRWYDVENVDMITELTTSSVALAIHELSKEKKKIDIVVGAATSRLTGDACQPYGFHWAYDTRALGVGTGGALTKAGGDTWFFLTADYAFGYALEKDTSEIVTANGGKVVGSVRVPLNSSDFSSFLLQAQSSKAKIVGLANAGLDTTNSIKQAAEFGIVSGGQKLAGLLMTLAEVNGLGLQAAQGLVLTEGYYWDLNDRTRHFGERFFKRTSRMPNMIQAGTYSATISYLKAVKAAGTKDPDAVAKKLKELPVDDDFAQGGKVLENGRMVHDMYLFEVKKPSESKKPWDYYKLLATVPGDKAFFAAKDSGCPLTK from the coding sequence ATGAAATCAGCACTTTTGGCCGCTGTCGCAACGTCTGCCCTGTTGCTGGCTGCGCCGGCCTTCGCGCAGGGCGTCAAGATCGGCATCCTCAACGACCAGTCCGGCGTCTATGCCGATTACGGCGGAAAATATTCGGTCGAAGCCGCCAAGATGGCGATCGAGGATTTCGGCGGCGAAGTGCTGGGCCAGAAGATCGAGATGGTCACGGCCGATCACCAGAACAAGCCGGATCTCGCCGCCTCGATCGCGCGGCGCTGGTACGACGTCGAGAATGTCGACATGATCACCGAGCTGACGACCTCCTCGGTCGCGCTCGCGATCCACGAGCTCTCCAAGGAAAAGAAGAAGATCGACATCGTCGTCGGCGCCGCGACCTCGCGCCTCACCGGCGATGCCTGCCAGCCCTACGGCTTCCACTGGGCCTATGACACCCGCGCGCTCGGCGTCGGCACCGGCGGTGCGCTGACCAAGGCCGGCGGCGACACCTGGTTCTTCCTCACCGCCGATTACGCCTTCGGCTACGCGCTGGAAAAGGACACCAGCGAGATCGTCACCGCCAATGGCGGCAAGGTGGTCGGCTCGGTGCGCGTGCCGCTCAACTCCTCGGACTTCTCCTCCTTCCTGCTCCAGGCGCAGAGCTCGAAGGCGAAGATCGTCGGCCTCGCCAATGCCGGCCTCGACACCACCAATTCGATCAAGCAGGCGGCCGAGTTCGGCATTGTCTCGGGCGGCCAGAAGCTTGCCGGCCTCCTGATGACGCTCGCGGAGGTGAACGGCCTCGGCCTTCAGGCCGCGCAAGGCCTGGTGCTGACCGAGGGCTATTACTGGGATCTCAACGATCGCACCCGCCATTTCGGCGAACGCTTCTTCAAGCGCACCAGCCGGATGCCGAACATGATCCAGGCCGGCACCTATTCGGCGACGATCAGCTATCTCAAGGCGGTCAAGGCCGCCGGCACCAAGGACCCGGACGCAGTCGCCAAGAAGCTGAAGGAGCTTCCGGTCGACGACGATTTTGCGCAGGGCGGCAAGGTGCTCGAGAACGGCCGCATGGTCCACGACATGTATCTGTTCGAGGTCAAGAAGCCGTCGGAATCGAAGAAGCCGTGGGACTATTACAAGCTGCTCGCCACCGTCCCTGGCGACAAGGCGTTCTTCGCCGCCAAGGACAGCGGCTGCCCGCTGACGAAGTGA
- a CDS encoding efflux RND transporter permease subunit, protein MNLGRLSINQPILAMVLSIVLLIVGALAYTTLPVSEYPQVVPPTVVVTTQYPGASAQTVSDTVAAPIEQEINGVEDMLYLYSQATSNGQLTITVTFKLGTDLDKAQVLVQNRVAIAQPRLPEEVQRNGVTTRKNSPDILMVVFMLSPDDTFDQLYISNYALLQVRDQLLRIDGVGDIQIFGARDYSMRLWLDPDRIANLGLTSTEVLAAIRAQNVQIAGGQIAEPPIADRAFQPNLTFTGRLKDQKQFEDILIKAGSDGRTVRLRDVARIELGALAYSTNSFLLRKSAVAMLVTQRPGSNALATAKNISDTMVKLKEVFPKGLDYNIGYNPTEFIAQSVHELIKTIYEAMLLVVIVVLVFLQGWRPAIIPIIAIPVSLVGTFAVMAALGFSINNLTLFGLVLAVGIVVDDAIVVVENVERHLEHGMSRRDAALKTMEEVGGALVSIALVLCAVFVPTAFLGGISGQFFQQFAVTIAVATAISCFCSLTLSPALASLILTPHEEKRPPAAWNVIARGWNAFTGVFNRVFDRLAHGYAGLANFVIRHSVVMILIYIVLIGSAGWLIGTTSQGFIPAQDRGYVIISVQLPGAASLARTTEIVREIERISLDTPGIVRVAAFAGFSGATRTQAGNAAALFPVFDEPEVRLKKGLTANAITAELRKRLSVLQGAFIIVIPPPAVPGIGTGGGFTIRIQDRQGRGPELLAAATDELVAAARKSPSLLGPTVFSPFSANTPQLFVDIDRTKAQKLGVPIASINDTIQTYFGSTYVNDFNLFGRTYHVTAQADFPFRKEPSDLSRLRTRNASGDMVMLGSVVEFKDVSGPDRVARYNLYAASELQGEPAPGTSSTTALNTIKKLADDTLPSGFTFEWTDLSYQQVTGGNAGLYVFPICVLFVYLVLAAQYGSWTLPFAVILIVPMCLLAATIGVRIMGQDVNILTQIGFVVLVGLAAKNAILIVEFARDIENEGKPRLEAVIDACRLRLRPILMTSFAFILGVLPLVISSGSGSEMRQAVGVAVFFGMIGVTLFGLLFTPIFYVVVRNLAEGRRDKKPEVVA, encoded by the coding sequence ATGAACCTTGGCCGTCTCTCCATCAACCAGCCCATCCTGGCGATGGTGCTGTCGATCGTGCTGCTGATCGTCGGCGCGCTCGCCTATACGACGCTGCCCGTCTCCGAATATCCGCAAGTGGTGCCGCCGACCGTCGTGGTCACCACGCAATATCCCGGCGCCTCCGCGCAAACCGTGTCCGACACGGTCGCAGCTCCCATCGAGCAGGAGATCAACGGCGTCGAGGACATGCTGTATCTCTACAGTCAGGCGACCTCGAACGGCCAGCTCACCATCACCGTCACCTTCAAGCTCGGCACCGATCTCGACAAGGCCCAGGTGCTGGTGCAGAACCGCGTCGCGATCGCGCAGCCGCGTCTGCCTGAAGAGGTTCAGCGCAACGGCGTCACCACACGCAAGAACTCGCCCGACATCCTGATGGTCGTGTTCATGCTGTCGCCCGACGACACCTTCGACCAGCTCTACATCTCCAACTACGCGTTGCTCCAGGTCCGCGACCAGCTGCTCCGGATCGACGGCGTCGGTGACATCCAGATCTTCGGCGCGCGCGACTATTCGATGCGGCTCTGGCTCGACCCGGATCGAATCGCCAATCTCGGCCTGACCTCGACCGAAGTGCTGGCCGCGATCCGCGCGCAGAACGTGCAGATCGCAGGCGGCCAGATCGCCGAGCCGCCGATCGCCGACCGCGCCTTCCAGCCGAACCTCACCTTCACGGGCCGCCTGAAGGACCAGAAGCAGTTCGAGGACATCCTGATCAAGGCCGGCTCCGACGGCCGCACCGTGCGCCTGCGCGACGTCGCCCGCATCGAGCTCGGGGCGCTCGCCTACAGCACCAACAGCTTCCTGCTGCGCAAATCGGCGGTGGCCATGCTGGTGACCCAGCGGCCGGGATCGAACGCGCTCGCGACGGCAAAGAACATCTCCGACACGATGGTGAAGCTCAAGGAGGTCTTTCCCAAGGGCCTCGACTACAACATCGGCTACAACCCGACCGAGTTCATCGCGCAGTCCGTCCACGAGCTGATCAAGACCATCTATGAGGCCATGCTGCTCGTGGTCATCGTGGTGCTGGTGTTCCTCCAGGGCTGGCGGCCCGCGATCATCCCGATCATCGCGATCCCGGTTTCGCTGGTCGGCACCTTCGCGGTGATGGCGGCGCTCGGCTTCTCCATCAACAATCTCACGCTGTTCGGCCTCGTGCTCGCGGTCGGCATCGTGGTCGACGACGCCATCGTGGTGGTCGAGAATGTCGAGCGGCATCTCGAGCACGGCATGAGTCGGCGCGACGCGGCGCTGAAAACCATGGAGGAGGTCGGCGGCGCCCTGGTCTCGATCGCGCTGGTGCTGTGCGCGGTGTTCGTCCCCACCGCATTCCTCGGCGGCATCTCCGGGCAGTTCTTCCAGCAATTTGCCGTCACCATTGCGGTGGCGACCGCGATCTCCTGCTTCTGCTCGCTGACGCTGTCGCCGGCGCTGGCCTCGCTGATCCTCACACCGCACGAGGAGAAACGACCGCCGGCTGCCTGGAACGTCATTGCGCGCGGTTGGAACGCTTTCACTGGCGTGTTCAATCGCGTGTTCGACCGGCTCGCGCATGGCTATGCCGGCCTCGCCAATTTCGTGATCCGGCATTCGGTGGTGATGATCCTGATCTATATTGTGCTGATCGGCAGTGCCGGCTGGCTGATCGGGACCACGTCGCAAGGCTTTATTCCGGCGCAGGACCGCGGCTACGTCATCATCTCCGTGCAATTGCCGGGCGCGGCGTCGCTGGCGCGGACCACGGAGATCGTCCGCGAGATCGAGCGGATCTCGCTGGATACGCCGGGTATCGTCCGCGTTGCCGCTTTCGCGGGCTTCTCCGGCGCGACGCGCACGCAGGCCGGCAACGCGGCCGCACTGTTTCCGGTGTTCGATGAACCCGAGGTGCGCCTGAAGAAGGGGCTGACGGCGAACGCCATCACGGCCGAGCTGCGCAAGCGGCTCTCCGTGCTCCAGGGCGCGTTCATCATCGTCATTCCGCCGCCAGCCGTGCCCGGCATCGGCACCGGCGGCGGCTTCACCATCCGCATCCAGGACCGCCAGGGCCGCGGGCCGGAGCTGCTCGCCGCAGCCACCGACGAGCTTGTCGCAGCGGCGCGCAAATCGCCTTCGCTGCTCGGTCCCACGGTGTTCTCGCCGTTCTCGGCCAACACGCCGCAGCTCTTCGTCGACATCGATCGCACCAAGGCGCAAAAACTCGGCGTCCCCATCGCCAGCATCAACGACACGATCCAGACCTATTTCGGATCGACCTATGTCAACGACTTCAACCTGTTCGGCCGCACCTATCACGTCACCGCGCAGGCGGACTTCCCGTTCCGCAAAGAGCCAAGCGACCTCTCACGCCTGCGCACGCGCAACGCCTCCGGCGACATGGTGATGCTGGGCAGCGTGGTCGAGTTCAAGGATGTCTCTGGCCCCGACCGCGTCGCGCGCTACAATCTCTATGCGGCGTCCGAATTGCAGGGCGAGCCGGCGCCGGGCACCAGCTCGACCACCGCGCTCAACACCATCAAGAAGCTCGCGGACGACACTCTGCCGAGCGGCTTCACCTTCGAATGGACCGACCTGTCCTATCAGCAGGTCACCGGTGGCAATGCGGGCCTCTACGTGTTCCCGATCTGCGTGCTGTTCGTCTATCTCGTGCTCGCCGCGCAATATGGCAGCTGGACCCTGCCGTTCGCGGTGATCCTGATCGTGCCGATGTGCCTGCTCGCTGCCACCATCGGCGTGCGCATCATGGGGCAGGACGTCAACATCCTCACCCAGATCGGCTTCGTCGTGCTGGTGGGGCTGGCGGCAAAGAACGCGATTCTGATCGTCGAATTCGCGCGCGACATCGAGAACGAAGGCAAGCCGCGGCTGGAGGCCGTGATCGACGCCTGCCGCCTGCGCCTGCGGCCGATCCTGATGACCTCGTTCGCCTTCATCCTCGGCGTGCTGCCGCTGGTGATCTCGAGCGGCTCCGGCTCGGAGATGCGGCAGGCGGTCGGTGTTGCCGTGTTCTTCGGCATGATCGGCGTTACCCTGTTCGGGCTGCTGTTCACCCCGATCTTCTATGTGGTGGTGCGGAACCTGGCGGAAGGGCGGCGCGACAAGAAGCCGGAGGTAGTGGCCTGA
- a CDS encoding efflux RND transporter periplasmic adaptor subunit yields the protein MTGLDGSEPLVKKHDFVRSRPFAIAGLLAAAIALTGCDRPASQAGAPPPAPVTVAQPVKRTVTDWDEFTGRFEAVEEVQVRPRVGGFVNSVEFQDGAIVRQGDLLYVIDPRPFEAVAEQADGQLSDARAKVELAKRELDRGLNLVQTSAVSEQAVDQRRQALQAAHAAETQAAGALKAARLNIEFTHVTAPLTGRVSRHLVSPGNLVQGSDTGTSTLLTSIVALDPIYVYFDMDEATFIKYSKLWFEGRRPSSRDTANPVQVTLAGETKPSHEGTINFLDNRLDVSTGTLRSRAVIKNTDLSILPGQFGRVRLIGSAPYEALLIPDVAVATDQSRKIVFVVKPDDTVEARPVVLGPLDDGLRVIREGLKAEDRVIVNGIQRARVGAKVAPSPAPAPAGGKPGDKS from the coding sequence ATGACTGGACTGGACGGAAGCGAGCCACTTGTCAAAAAGCACGATTTCGTTCGATCGCGACCTTTCGCAATTGCCGGTCTCCTCGCCGCGGCAATAGCTCTTACCGGTTGCGACAGGCCCGCCTCGCAGGCGGGCGCTCCGCCGCCTGCGCCGGTGACCGTCGCCCAGCCGGTCAAGCGCACCGTCACCGATTGGGACGAGTTCACCGGCCGCTTCGAGGCGGTCGAGGAGGTGCAGGTGCGCCCCCGTGTCGGCGGCTTCGTCAACTCCGTCGAATTCCAGGACGGCGCGATCGTGCGTCAGGGCGACCTGCTCTACGTCATCGACCCGCGCCCGTTCGAGGCAGTCGCCGAGCAGGCCGACGGCCAGTTGTCCGACGCGCGTGCCAAGGTGGAGCTTGCCAAGCGCGAGCTCGACCGTGGCCTGAACCTGGTCCAGACCAGCGCGGTCTCCGAGCAGGCCGTCGACCAGCGCCGCCAGGCCTTGCAGGCTGCGCACGCCGCGGAGACGCAGGCCGCCGGTGCGCTGAAGGCCGCCCGGCTCAACATCGAGTTCACGCATGTGACCGCGCCGCTCACGGGCCGCGTCAGCCGTCATCTCGTCAGCCCCGGCAATCTCGTGCAAGGCAGCGATACCGGCACCTCAACGCTGCTGACCTCGATCGTCGCGCTCGACCCGATCTACGTCTATTTCGATATGGATGAGGCGACCTTCATCAAATACAGCAAGCTGTGGTTCGAAGGCCGCCGCCCGAGCTCGCGCGACACCGCGAACCCGGTGCAGGTGACGCTCGCCGGCGAGACCAAGCCGTCGCATGAGGGCACGATCAACTTCCTCGACAACCGCCTCGATGTCTCCACCGGCACGCTGCGCAGCCGCGCCGTGATCAAGAACACCGATCTCTCGATCCTGCCGGGCCAGTTCGGCCGCGTCCGCCTGATCGGCAGCGCGCCCTACGAGGCGCTGCTGATTCCCGACGTCGCGGTCGCGACCGACCAGTCCCGCAAGATCGTGTTCGTCGTGAAGCCGGACGACACCGTCGAGGCGCGCCCCGTGGTGCTGGGTCCGCTCGACGACGGGCTGCGCGTGATTCGCGAGGGGCTGAAGGCGGAGGACCGCGTCATCGTCAACGGCATCCAGCGCGCCCGCGTCGGCGCCAAGGTCGCCCCGTCTCCCGCACCCGCGCCGGCCGGTGGCAAGCCCGGTGACAAGTCATGA
- a CDS encoding iron-containing alcohol dehydrogenase: MHQGRVVYGAIEEVVFGHPAAEAVVAQMDRLGTRRAFLMVSGTLNRQTDEITKIKEALGARCAGLFDAMPAHTPREAVIAATNAAREAGADLIVTVGGGSITDGAKAVQLCLANGIDDIDGIERIRVHKGVAPEMTAPSVRQVSVPTTIAGGEFSAIAGVTDRGTHVKQMLRHPLTVPRATILDPAITVHTPEWLFLSTGIRAVDHCVEAICSRETHPYADAQSVKGLAMLADALPRVKADPADLDARMDAQIGTWLSMGALAAGVPMGASHGIGYVLGAAFDVPHGHTSCIMLPAVMRWNASANAERQMIVAAAMGFPGHNAADVLDAFIRSLGMPRSLAEVGVSPDNFDAIAEAAMRTNWIPRNPRKIDGPAQLREILFLAA, translated from the coding sequence GTGCACCAGGGACGTGTCGTTTACGGCGCGATCGAAGAGGTCGTGTTCGGCCATCCCGCGGCCGAGGCCGTCGTTGCGCAGATGGACCGGCTGGGGACGCGCCGTGCCTTCCTGATGGTCTCCGGCACGCTCAACCGGCAGACCGACGAAATCACCAAGATCAAGGAAGCACTCGGCGCCCGCTGCGCCGGCCTGTTCGATGCCATGCCGGCGCACACGCCGCGCGAGGCGGTGATCGCAGCGACAAACGCGGCGCGCGAGGCGGGCGCGGACCTGATCGTCACCGTGGGCGGCGGCTCGATCACCGACGGTGCCAAGGCGGTGCAGCTCTGCCTCGCCAACGGCATCGACGATATCGACGGCATCGAGCGCATCCGCGTCCACAAGGGCGTCGCACCCGAGATGACCGCGCCAAGCGTGCGACAGGTCAGCGTTCCGACCACGATCGCCGGCGGCGAGTTCAGCGCGATCGCGGGCGTCACCGACCGCGGCACGCATGTGAAGCAGATGCTGCGACATCCGCTCACGGTGCCGCGCGCGACCATCCTCGATCCCGCCATCACCGTGCACACGCCGGAATGGTTGTTCCTCTCTACCGGCATCCGCGCCGTCGACCATTGCGTCGAGGCGATCTGCTCGCGCGAGACGCACCCTTATGCCGACGCGCAATCGGTCAAGGGCCTCGCCATGCTCGCCGACGCGCTGCCGCGGGTGAAGGCCGATCCTGCCGACCTCGACGCCCGCATGGATGCGCAGATCGGCACCTGGCTGTCGATGGGCGCGCTCGCCGCCGGCGTGCCGATGGGCGCGAGCCACGGCATTGGCTATGTGCTGGGCGCGGCCTTCGACGTGCCGCACGGCCACACCTCCTGCATCATGCTGCCGGCGGTGATGCGCTGGAATGCGAGCGCCAATGCCGAGCGCCAGATGATCGTCGCCGCCGCGATGGGCTTTCCCGGGCACAACGCCGCCGACGTGCTCGATGCCTTCATCCGCTCGCTCGGCATGCCGCGCAGCCTCGCTGAGGTGGGGGTCTCGCCGGACAATTTCGACGCCATCGCGGAAGCTGCGATGCGCACGAACTGGATCCCACGCAATCCGCGCAAGATCGACGGCCCCGCACAGTTGCGCGAAATCCTGTTTCTCGCCGCATAA
- a CDS encoding AMP-binding protein, producing the protein MYPGQHARLRPLQPAFIMAATGEAVTYRELDARSNRLAHLFRKHGLKRLDHFSIFMENNSRYLEACGAGERSGLYYTCINSFLTPGELAYLLVNSQSKILITSVAKLDIAREAIKACPDIKLCIVADGPGESDRIVGLAEVTADLPPTPIADEWLGTAMLYSSGTTGRPKGILRPLPEEPPKHNLPLFDFLTKLWHYREGMVYLSPAPLYHSAPQAAVNLTIRMGGTVIIMETFDPERYLQLVEQWGITHTQLVPTMFSRLLKLPEEVRSRYDLSSLEIAIHAAAPCPALVKDDMIKWWGPIIHEYYGATEGLGFTACNSAEWLAHRGTVGKVLLGDLHILDENMKACPTGTPGQVWFKTGSPFEYFNDPEKTKEARSADGSMSTVGDVGYVDEDRFLYLTDRATFMIISGGVNIYPQECENLLITHPKVADAAVFGVPNPDLGEEVKAVVQPMPGVVPGPALADELITFCGQSLSRQKVPRSVDFEKELPRLPTGKLYKRLLRDRYWGNKTSRIV; encoded by the coding sequence ATGTATCCAGGTCAGCATGCCCGTCTACGCCCGCTCCAGCCGGCCTTCATCATGGCTGCGACCGGCGAGGCCGTCACCTATCGCGAGCTCGATGCGCGCAGCAACCGCCTCGCGCATCTGTTCCGCAAGCACGGTTTGAAGCGGCTCGACCACTTCTCGATCTTCATGGAGAACAATTCGCGCTATCTCGAAGCCTGCGGCGCGGGCGAGCGCTCCGGGCTGTACTACACCTGCATCAACTCGTTCCTGACGCCGGGCGAGCTCGCCTATCTCCTGGTGAACAGCCAGTCGAAAATCCTGATCACGTCTGTTGCAAAACTCGATATCGCGCGCGAGGCGATCAAGGCCTGTCCTGATATCAAGCTCTGCATCGTCGCCGACGGCCCTGGAGAGAGCGACCGCATCGTCGGCCTTGCCGAGGTGACCGCGGACCTGCCGCCAACACCGATCGCGGATGAGTGGCTGGGCACCGCCATGCTCTACTCATCCGGCACGACCGGGCGGCCGAAAGGCATCCTGCGGCCGCTGCCGGAGGAACCGCCAAAGCATAATCTGCCGCTGTTCGATTTCCTGACCAAACTTTGGCACTACCGCGAGGGCATGGTCTATCTGTCGCCGGCGCCGCTCTATCATTCCGCACCGCAAGCGGCCGTGAACCTCACGATCCGCATGGGCGGCACCGTGATCATCATGGAGACTTTCGATCCCGAGCGCTATCTCCAGCTCGTCGAGCAATGGGGTATCACCCACACCCAGCTGGTACCGACGATGTTCTCGCGCCTGCTCAAATTGCCGGAGGAGGTGCGCAGCCGCTACGACCTGTCGTCGCTGGAGATCGCGATCCACGCCGCCGCGCCCTGCCCGGCGCTGGTCAAGGACGACATGATCAAATGGTGGGGGCCGATCATCCACGAATATTACGGCGCGACCGAGGGGCTCGGCTTCACGGCGTGCAACAGCGCGGAATGGCTCGCCCATCGCGGCACCGTCGGCAAGGTGCTGCTCGGTGACCTCCACATTCTCGATGAGAACATGAAGGCGTGCCCGACCGGCACGCCCGGCCAGGTGTGGTTCAAGACGGGATCGCCGTTCGAATATTTCAACGACCCTGAGAAAACCAAAGAGGCGCGCTCGGCCGACGGCAGCATGAGCACGGTGGGCGACGTCGGCTATGTCGACGAGGATCGGTTTCTCTATCTCACCGACCGCGCGACCTTCATGATCATCTCCGGCGGGGTGAACATCTATCCGCAGGAATGCGAAAACCTGCTGATCACCCATCCGAAGGTCGCCGATGCCGCCGTGTTCGGCGTGCCCAATCCCGATCTCGGCGAAGAGGTGAAGGCGGTGGTGCAGCCGATGCCCGGCGTGGTGCCGGGACCCGCGCTCGCCGACGAACTGATCACCTTCTGCGGCCAGTCGCTGTCGCGGCAGAAGGTGCCGCGCTCGGTCGATTTCGAGAAGGAGCTGCCGCGGCTGCCGACGGGCAAGCTTTACAAGCGGCTGCTGCGGGATCGGTATTGGGGGAACAAGACGTCGCGGATCGTGTGA